The following are encoded together in the Acetobacter vaccinii genome:
- a CDS encoding DUF3035 domain-containing protein translates to MVRRVSTLLSPVLLLGSSFMLSGCSGSEAARAFGLERSMPDEYTVTTRSPLSMPPSEELVKPSKEDEHRQDENERLQALETLSPDVALRGTGGDTSEGQTILINRASAAADMPDNGELGAAGAGFVEQIMFWKGAKAGSVVDTDGENRRLKTNAALGNPPTKGVTPTQKAAKAGLL, encoded by the coding sequence ATTGTGCGCCGTGTTTCGACCCTGCTTTCTCCGGTGCTGCTGCTGGGCAGCAGCTTCATGCTCAGCGGCTGTTCAGGCAGCGAGGCCGCTCGTGCGTTCGGCCTCGAACGCAGCATGCCGGACGAATATACGGTTACCACCCGCTCCCCCCTGTCCATGCCGCCGTCTGAAGAACTGGTAAAACCCAGCAAGGAAGACGAGCACAGGCAGGACGAAAATGAACGTCTGCAAGCGCTGGAAACCCTGTCGCCCGACGTTGCACTGCGCGGCACGGGTGGGGACACCAGCGAGGGCCAGACCATTCTGATCAACCGTGCCAGTGCCGCGGCTGATATGCCCGACAATGGTGAACTGGGGGCCGCAGGTGCGGGCTTTGTGGAGCAGATCATGTTCTGGAAAGGGGCCAAGGCCGGGTCCGTAGTGGATACGGATGGTGAAAACCGCCGCCTGAAAACCAATGCAGCCCTGGGCAACCCGCCGACAAAGGGTGTGACCCCCACACAAAAGGCCGCCAAAGCGGGCCTGCTTTAA